From a region of the Corallococcus coralloides DSM 2259 genome:
- a CDS encoding acyl-CoA dehydrogenase has translation MSSSLHYTPNLRDIEFNLFEFLDIGHTSLGKAPFGDLDETAARQTLQTFAQLCTQELAKSFDESEHNPPKLENGEVKLPPGLKAAMGAYYDAGMHLLETPPHLGGLGAPPSLGWAAFELLLGSNPALAFFTLGNLLARVIDKLGTESQKKRFLPHILDKRWSGSMVLTEPDAGSDVGAARTKARHVDGDVWEIEGVKRFITNGESDIAENIVHMVLARPDGAAPGTKGLSLFVVPKYWVNEDGSLGEHNNVVCTKLEKKMGLKGSVTCELTFGDGKPTRGLLLGEVHDGIRQMFHIIENARMAVGLKSMAALSAGYFRALSFAKDRVQGSDLGKARDKTAPRVNILQHPDVRRMLMAQKAHAEGLRALALFTASVQDQVELQGGHRSTAAGEADVLNDMLLPLVKGYSSEKAYELLSLSLQVHGGSGFLTDYPVEQYIRDQKIDSLYEGTTHIQALDLLMRKVARDGGATLMGLLERVRATADGDEGGPELKTERAALGEAVGQLQTLLGTLMGKLGESVYHVGFQGNRVLFAVAEVIIGWLLVRHAAVALERMKTNPGDKAFYGGKVASARWYCHEVLPGIAHAARMVENGNLDLMEVPEESF, from the coding sequence ATGTCGTCGTCCCTGCACTACACGCCCAACCTCCGCGATATTGAGTTCAACCTCTTCGAGTTCCTGGACATCGGCCACACGTCGCTGGGCAAGGCGCCCTTCGGGGACCTGGACGAGACGGCGGCCCGGCAGACGCTGCAGACGTTCGCGCAGCTGTGCACGCAGGAGCTGGCGAAGAGCTTCGACGAGTCCGAGCACAACCCGCCGAAGCTGGAGAACGGCGAGGTGAAGCTGCCCCCCGGCCTCAAGGCCGCGATGGGCGCCTACTACGACGCGGGCATGCACCTGTTGGAGACGCCCCCGCACCTGGGCGGCCTGGGCGCGCCGCCGTCGCTGGGCTGGGCCGCGTTCGAGCTGCTGCTGGGCTCCAACCCCGCGCTGGCGTTCTTCACGCTGGGCAACCTGCTCGCGCGCGTCATCGACAAGCTGGGCACGGAGTCGCAGAAGAAGCGCTTCCTGCCGCACATCCTGGACAAGCGCTGGAGCGGCTCCATGGTGCTGACGGAGCCGGACGCGGGCAGCGACGTGGGCGCCGCGCGCACCAAGGCCCGCCACGTGGACGGCGACGTCTGGGAGATTGAAGGCGTCAAGCGCTTCATCACCAACGGTGAGTCGGACATCGCGGAGAACATCGTCCACATGGTGCTCGCGCGTCCGGACGGCGCGGCGCCGGGCACCAAGGGCCTGTCGCTGTTCGTGGTGCCCAAGTACTGGGTGAACGAGGACGGCAGCCTGGGCGAGCACAACAACGTCGTGTGCACCAAGCTGGAGAAGAAGATGGGCCTGAAGGGGTCCGTCACGTGCGAGCTGACGTTCGGCGACGGCAAGCCCACGCGCGGCCTGCTGCTGGGCGAGGTGCACGACGGCATCCGGCAGATGTTCCACATCATCGAGAACGCGCGCATGGCGGTGGGCCTCAAGTCCATGGCCGCGCTGTCCGCGGGCTACTTCCGCGCGCTGTCGTTCGCGAAGGACCGCGTGCAGGGCAGCGACCTGGGGAAGGCGCGCGACAAGACGGCGCCGCGCGTGAACATCCTCCAGCACCCGGACGTGCGCCGCATGCTGATGGCGCAGAAGGCGCACGCGGAAGGCCTGCGCGCGCTGGCCCTGTTCACCGCGTCCGTGCAGGACCAGGTGGAGCTCCAGGGCGGCCACCGCTCCACCGCCGCGGGCGAGGCGGACGTGCTCAACGACATGCTGCTGCCGCTGGTGAAGGGCTACAGCTCGGAGAAGGCGTACGAGCTGCTGTCCCTGTCGCTCCAGGTGCACGGCGGCTCGGGCTTCCTCACGGACTACCCGGTGGAGCAGTACATCCGCGACCAGAAGATCGACTCGCTCTACGAGGGCACCACGCACATCCAGGCCCTGGACCTGCTGATGCGCAAGGTGGCGCGCGACGGCGGCGCGACGCTGATGGGCTTGCTGGAGCGCGTCCGCGCGACGGCGGATGGCGACGAGGGCGGCCCGGAGCTGAAGACCGAGCGCGCCGCGCTGGGTGAGGCGGTGGGCCAGCTGCAGACGCTGCTCGGCACGCTGATGGGCAAGCTGGGCGAGTCCGTCTACCACGTGGGCTTCCAGGGCAACCGCGTGCTGTTCGCCGTGGCCGAGGTCATCATCGGCTGGCTGCTGGTGCGCCACGCGGCCGTGGCGCTGGAGCGGATGAAGACCAACCCCGGCGACAAGGCGTTCTACGGCGGCAAGGTGGCCAGCGCCCGCTGGTACTGCCATGAGGTGCTGCCCGGCATCGCCCACGCCGCGCGCATGGTGGAGAACGGCAACCTGGACCTGATGGAAGTGCCGGAAGAGTCGTTCTAA
- a CDS encoding ligand-binding sensor domain-containing protein — protein MMLSTLTALTLAATVTNTETVHDLKPFGGHVVACTEGGLELFTPAGRPVRVLTVEDGLPSHYCRALESTGDRLFVATDEGLVSLDARFQVTPVLDVRWQALPPVEDASTPDYVSRLESLASVLTPGATYTAFSPRFAGTAEGRLFELGTERAWSLPGPVRFISDTRDGVDVGTTEGAFSISASGRLSALRDVPTGPLSFTVTEQGVRIVGSHGEVHAWETESVPLQAASAPKGATVLNSEWAGTRSSGVFKLGPKGWRRVTSTGQICGNHITALARHQGRLVVGTFDRGACWQREDGRWQTVRTPSLPSDQVLGISSDGPNLYVATTYGLGFHDGKTWTQVAYGARNPVALGKLSVLNVSQMDEGVALVDGRGVSLVTPGTAPLSLVKRLPLPTEWSKHPSVGEASGRFLWMGSEDRGLLRWDGAKWQRFHDGRDLTDNWITALSTDAQGRAVAGTCQDGFNYFDGAKWTRVRAAPGLPSSAIVSAALVPGGALVGTLLGASYFDAATGETRALPKLADPRVYAVLPDGDSALFGTEGGLSSTAWKAVSVPALTQR, from the coding sequence ATGATGCTCTCCACCCTCACCGCCCTGACCCTGGCCGCCACCGTCACCAACACCGAGACCGTGCACGACCTGAAGCCCTTCGGCGGCCACGTCGTCGCGTGCACCGAAGGCGGCCTGGAGCTGTTCACGCCCGCGGGCCGTCCGGTGCGAGTGCTCACGGTGGAGGACGGGCTCCCCAGCCACTACTGCCGCGCGTTGGAGTCCACGGGCGACCGGCTCTTCGTCGCCACGGATGAAGGGCTGGTGTCGCTGGATGCCCGCTTCCAGGTGACGCCCGTGCTGGACGTGCGCTGGCAGGCGCTGCCTCCCGTCGAGGACGCGAGCACCCCGGACTACGTGAGCCGGCTGGAGTCACTGGCCTCGGTGCTGACTCCGGGCGCGACGTACACGGCGTTCTCGCCGCGCTTCGCGGGCACGGCGGAGGGGCGCCTGTTCGAGCTGGGCACCGAGCGCGCGTGGTCACTGCCGGGGCCGGTGCGCTTCATCTCCGACACGCGCGACGGCGTGGACGTGGGCACCACCGAGGGCGCGTTCTCCATCAGCGCCAGTGGCCGGCTCTCCGCGCTGCGCGACGTGCCCACCGGGCCGCTGTCCTTCACCGTGACGGAGCAGGGCGTGCGCATCGTGGGCAGTCACGGTGAGGTGCACGCGTGGGAGACGGAGTCCGTGCCGCTCCAGGCCGCGAGCGCTCCCAAGGGCGCCACCGTGTTGAACTCGGAATGGGCGGGCACGCGTTCCTCGGGAGTGTTCAAGCTCGGGCCGAAGGGGTGGCGCCGCGTCACCTCCACCGGGCAGATCTGCGGCAATCACATCACCGCGCTCGCCCGGCATCAGGGGCGGCTGGTGGTGGGCACGTTCGACCGGGGCGCTTGCTGGCAGCGCGAGGACGGCCGGTGGCAGACCGTCCGCACGCCCTCGCTTCCCAGCGACCAGGTGCTGGGCATCAGCAGCGACGGACCGAACCTCTACGTCGCCACCACGTATGGCCTGGGCTTCCATGACGGGAAGACCTGGACGCAGGTGGCCTACGGCGCTCGCAACCCCGTGGCCCTGGGGAAGCTGTCCGTGCTCAACGTGTCCCAGATGGATGAAGGTGTCGCGCTGGTGGATGGCCGGGGCGTGTCCCTGGTCACTCCTGGCACCGCGCCCCTGTCGCTCGTGAAGCGGCTGCCGCTGCCGACGGAGTGGAGCAAGCACCCTTCCGTGGGTGAAGCCTCGGGGCGTTTCCTGTGGATGGGCAGCGAGGACCGGGGGCTGCTGCGCTGGGACGGCGCGAAGTGGCAGCGCTTCCACGACGGCCGCGACCTCACCGACAACTGGATCACCGCGCTGTCCACCGACGCGCAGGGACGCGCCGTCGCGGGCACCTGCCAGGATGGCTTCAATTACTTCGACGGCGCGAAGTGGACGCGCGTGCGCGCCGCGCCCGGCCTGCCCTCCTCCGCCATCGTCTCCGCCGCGCTCGTGCCCGGTGGGGCGCTGGTGGGCACGCTGCTCGGCGCGTCGTACTTCGACGCGGCCACGGGAGAGACGCGGGCCCTGCCGAAGCTGGCCGACCCGCGCGTCTACGCGGTGCTCCCCGACGGCGACTCCGCCCTCTTCGGCACCGAGGGCGGACTGTCGAGCACGGCCTGGAAGGCCGTCTCCGTCCCCGCTCTCACCCAGCGCTGA
- a CDS encoding VIT domain-containing protein yields the protein MRVLLAALFVCLLAVPASAQQPCPPAASPTAGVAQGTLVARFRAQPQQAEATETCPDTEPRTFSLKQTQVDAEVSGFLASVTVTQVFENPYSAPLEALYVFPLPELAAVDGMEMHIGERVITGVIQTREQARDTYERAKAEGKTAALLDQERPNIFTQSVANILPGETIRVRIHYVERLTYDAGTYRFSFPMVVAPRYIGGTPLPTRQGEGVEPDTTSVLDASRITPPVLTDTRSGHDIQLTVRLDAGLPVHSLRSTTHRVDVKRDGQSRATVSLGRDDRIPNKDFILEYVVADALIRPAVLMHRDPGADHGYFLVMLNPQLSPTQREIVPRELYMVLDTSCSQSGLAIEKSKAITKEVLTHLMPEDTFQVLNFDTQVTKFAPTAVPATPENIQNALPYVANFWGGGGTDVRIAAQEAMVPPNDPARLRMVLFMTDGLIGGDEQVLSTLQQHLREETRIFSAGVGSSTNRYLITKMGELGRGASTLVNLNRPEEDVAREFEQRMRGPVLTSVVVDTDGLPVSDVYPKSVPDLFAGQPLFLVGKFTGTGDGVLRISGRVRGQVRHFDVPVHFPEVAPEHDSLKSLWARQRIEELTVEGYRGETPEVVQGITDTALQYHLMSRYTSFVAVEQVARTNPNGETVREMVPVQLPDGMVSGALSREEIPPGDPIISVRAPRNARRVTAYFPFGLVKPLTFDNLTRSWRGRFLVPLGVADGYYTVFIIAELADGRVERSEVRYRLDSKGNDFDVVLSQKELAPGDTLTLDVDAVEATQEVSVYGDLFGEDQHLFDSQDGLRFNKSLVIPEGTPAGSYELVFVARDAAGNRFERRETLRVIHARRD from the coding sequence ATGCGAGTCCTGCTCGCCGCGCTCTTCGTCTGCCTTCTGGCCGTCCCGGCCTCCGCTCAGCAACCCTGCCCCCCTGCTGCTTCGCCCACCGCGGGCGTCGCCCAGGGCACCCTGGTGGCTCGCTTCCGTGCGCAGCCTCAGCAGGCGGAGGCCACCGAGACGTGCCCGGACACCGAGCCGCGCACCTTCAGCCTCAAGCAGACGCAGGTGGACGCGGAGGTCAGTGGCTTCCTCGCTTCCGTCACCGTGACGCAGGTGTTCGAGAACCCCTACTCCGCTCCCCTGGAGGCTCTCTACGTCTTCCCGCTGCCGGAGCTGGCCGCCGTGGATGGCATGGAGATGCACATCGGTGAGCGCGTCATCACGGGCGTCATCCAGACCCGTGAGCAGGCCCGCGACACCTACGAGCGCGCCAAGGCCGAGGGCAAGACGGCCGCGCTGCTCGACCAGGAGCGCCCCAACATCTTCACCCAGTCCGTCGCCAACATCCTCCCCGGTGAGACCATCCGCGTGCGCATCCACTACGTGGAGCGCCTCACCTACGACGCCGGCACCTACCGCTTCAGCTTCCCCATGGTCGTCGCCCCCCGCTACATCGGCGGCACGCCACTGCCCACGCGCCAGGGCGAAGGCGTGGAGCCCGACACCACCTCCGTCCTCGACGCGAGCCGCATCACGCCCCCGGTGCTTACCGACACGCGCAGCGGCCATGACATCCAGCTCACCGTGCGCCTGGACGCGGGCCTCCCGGTCCACTCGCTGCGCTCCACCACCCACCGCGTGGACGTGAAGCGCGACGGCCAGTCCCGCGCCACCGTGAGCCTGGGCCGCGATGACCGCATCCCCAACAAGGACTTCATCCTGGAGTACGTCGTCGCCGACGCGCTCATCCGCCCCGCCGTCCTCATGCACCGCGACCCCGGCGCGGACCACGGCTACTTCCTGGTGATGCTCAACCCGCAGCTGTCCCCCACCCAGCGGGAGATCGTCCCTCGCGAGCTCTACATGGTGCTCGACACGTCCTGCTCGCAGTCCGGCCTGGCCATCGAGAAGTCCAAGGCCATCACCAAGGAAGTGCTCACCCACCTGATGCCCGAGGACACCTTCCAGGTCCTCAACTTCGACACGCAGGTGACCAAGTTCGCGCCCACCGCCGTCCCCGCCACGCCGGAGAACATCCAGAACGCCCTGCCCTACGTCGCCAACTTCTGGGGCGGTGGCGGCACCGACGTGCGCATCGCCGCCCAGGAGGCCATGGTCCCCCCGAATGACCCGGCCCGCCTGCGCATGGTGCTCTTCATGACGGACGGCCTCATCGGCGGTGACGAGCAGGTGCTCAGCACGCTCCAGCAGCACCTCCGCGAAGAGACGCGCATCTTCTCCGCCGGCGTGGGCTCCAGCACGAACCGCTACCTCATCACCAAGATGGGTGAGCTGGGCCGCGGCGCCTCCACCCTCGTCAACCTCAACCGCCCGGAGGAAGACGTCGCCCGCGAGTTCGAGCAGCGCATGCGCGGCCCCGTCCTCACCTCGGTCGTGGTGGACACGGACGGCCTGCCCGTCAGCGACGTGTACCCGAAGTCCGTGCCGGACCTCTTCGCCGGCCAGCCGCTGTTCCTCGTGGGCAAGTTCACCGGCACCGGTGACGGCGTCCTCCGCATCTCCGGCCGCGTGCGTGGCCAGGTCCGCCACTTCGACGTGCCCGTGCACTTCCCCGAAGTCGCCCCGGAGCACGACTCCCTCAAGAGCCTCTGGGCCCGTCAGCGCATCGAGGAGCTCACCGTGGAGGGCTACCGCGGCGAGACGCCCGAAGTCGTCCAGGGCATCACCGACACCGCGCTCCAGTACCACCTGATGAGCCGCTACACGTCCTTCGTCGCGGTGGAGCAGGTGGCCCGCACGAACCCCAACGGCGAAACGGTCCGCGAGATGGTCCCCGTGCAGCTCCCCGACGGTATGGTCTCCGGCGCGCTCAGCCGCGAGGAGATTCCTCCCGGTGACCCCATCATCTCCGTGCGCGCCCCGCGCAACGCCCGCCGCGTCACCGCCTACTTCCCCTTCGGCCTGGTGAAGCCGCTCACGTTCGACAACCTCACCCGTTCGTGGCGCGGCCGGTTCCTCGTGCCGCTGGGTGTCGCGGATGGCTACTACACCGTGTTCATCATCGCGGAGCTGGCGGACGGCCGCGTGGAGCGCAGCGAGGTTCGCTACCGCCTGGACTCCAAGGGCAACGACTTCGACGTCGTCCTCTCGCAGAAGGAGCTCGCCCCCGGTGACACGCTGACGCTGGACGTGGACGCGGTGGAGGCCACGCAGGAGGTCAGCGTGTACGGCGACCTCTTCGGCGAGGACCAGCACCTCTTCGACTCGCAGGACGGCCTGCGCTTCAACAAGTCGCTGGTCATCCCGGAGGGCACGCCCGCCGGTTCCTACGAGCTGGTGTTCGTCGCCCGCGACGCCGCCGGCAACCGCTTCGAGCGTCGCGAGACGCTGCGCGTCATCCACGCTCGGCGCGACTGA
- a CDS encoding glutathione S-transferase family protein yields the protein MITLYGFGRVHSKVVGLTRDLRVLWALEELELPYRVHGVDHPAGETRGEAYRQLNPFCQVPVLDDDGFVLTETGAILLYLAEKTGRLMPTDFQGRAQVTRWCFAALTTVELPMSQLIMVDLLGDSDPTGAQRRPGLVKYAEHHLTTLEDLLRERPYVAGEAFTVADILMTTVLREVRNAGVLEGFPRVSAYRERCEARPAWRRTLEAYEQRLGVTAGSAR from the coding sequence ATGATCACCCTGTACGGCTTTGGCCGCGTCCATTCGAAGGTCGTCGGACTCACGCGTGATTTGCGCGTCCTGTGGGCCCTTGAAGAACTGGAACTGCCCTACCGGGTGCACGGCGTGGATCATCCCGCGGGGGAAACCCGAGGCGAGGCGTACCGGCAGCTGAACCCCTTCTGTCAGGTGCCGGTGCTCGATGACGACGGCTTCGTGCTCACCGAGACGGGTGCGATCCTGCTGTACCTGGCGGAGAAGACGGGCCGCTTGATGCCCACGGACTTCCAGGGCCGCGCACAGGTGACGCGCTGGTGCTTCGCCGCGCTCACCACCGTGGAGCTCCCGATGTCCCAGCTCATCATGGTCGACCTGCTCGGCGACTCCGACCCCACCGGCGCGCAGCGGCGCCCCGGGTTGGTGAAGTACGCCGAGCACCACCTGACCACGCTCGAGGACTTGCTCCGGGAGCGTCCCTACGTCGCCGGCGAGGCGTTCACCGTGGCGGACATCCTGATGACCACGGTGCTGCGCGAGGTGCGCAACGCGGGCGTGCTCGAAGGCTTCCCCCGCGTCTCCGCCTATCGCGAGCGCTGTGAGGCACGGCCCGCCTGGCGGCGGACGCTGGAGGCCTATGAGCAGCGCCTTGGAGTCACGGCGGGCAGCGCGCGCTAG